In Kineosporia sp. NBRC 101731, the following proteins share a genomic window:
- a CDS encoding acyl-CoA desaturase — MSNLETRPVRVRQVSAYAELSRQIRDAGLLRRRYTYYWGWAIGLVAAFFACWTAVLALGNTWCQLLVAVLLGVVLTQFGFLGHDAAHRQIFVSSRWNEWAARVLSGAFAGLSYGWWSHKHNRHHSGPNQENRDPDIAPGPIAMTPAVARARTGGSAWFTRHQGHLFFPLLLLEGANLHVSGVRELLSNRALPHRRLECAIILTRFVLYLGVLLSVLPPGKAAAFLAVQLGVFGLLLGASFAPNHKGMPIVPRDTRIDFLQRQVLMSRNVHGGLVTDIAMGGLNYQIEHHLFPSMPRPNLRRARPVVRAFCRSRQVAYTETSLIGSYRIVVKYLNSVGRPDRDPFACPLVRQYRD; from the coding sequence ATGAGCAATCTGGAGACTCGACCGGTCCGGGTGCGACAGGTCTCGGCGTACGCCGAGCTGTCCCGGCAGATCCGCGACGCCGGGTTGCTCCGGCGGCGTTATACCTATTACTGGGGCTGGGCCATCGGCCTGGTGGCAGCGTTCTTCGCCTGTTGGACAGCTGTTCTCGCGCTGGGAAATACCTGGTGCCAGTTGCTGGTCGCGGTGCTGTTGGGAGTTGTCCTGACCCAGTTCGGATTCCTGGGTCACGATGCCGCCCACCGGCAGATCTTCGTCTCCTCCCGATGGAACGAGTGGGCGGCCCGGGTGCTGTCCGGTGCCTTCGCCGGGTTGAGCTACGGCTGGTGGTCGCACAAGCACAACCGTCACCACAGCGGCCCGAACCAGGAGAACCGTGACCCCGACATCGCTCCCGGGCCGATCGCCATGACCCCGGCGGTGGCCCGGGCCCGCACCGGGGGGTCCGCCTGGTTCACCCGGCACCAGGGGCACCTGTTCTTCCCGCTCCTCCTGCTGGAGGGGGCCAATCTGCATGTCAGCGGTGTGCGGGAACTGCTGTCGAACCGGGCGCTGCCGCACCGGCGGCTGGAGTGCGCGATCATCCTGACCCGGTTCGTCCTCTACCTGGGCGTGCTCCTGAGCGTGCTGCCGCCCGGAAAAGCGGCGGCCTTCCTCGCTGTTCAGCTCGGCGTGTTCGGGCTCCTGCTGGGCGCCTCGTTCGCGCCCAACCACAAGGGCATGCCGATCGTGCCGAGGGACACCCGGATCGACTTTCTCCAGCGGCAGGTCCTGATGTCCCGCAACGTGCACGGCGGTCTGGTCACGGACATCGCGATGGGTGGGCTGAACTACCAGATAGAGCACCACCTGTTCCCCAGCATGCCCCGGCCCAACCTGCGCCGGGCCCGGCCGGTGGTGCGGGCGTTCTGCCGCAGCCGGCAGGTCGCCTACACCGAGACCAGCCTGATCGGCTCATACCGCATCGTCGTGAAGTACCTCAATTCCGTCGG
- a CDS encoding GH1 family beta-glucosidase, with product MTEPRRFPTDFLWGAATSSYQIEGAVEADGRGPSIWDTFSRIPGAVVNGENGDVAIDHYHRVADDVKLMGDLGLNAYRFSVAWPRVQPTGSGPANQAGLDFYRRLTDQLLDAGIAPALTLYHWDLPQPLQDAGGWPNRDTAYRFAEYAGLVADALGDRVNLWITLNESWCAAYLGYLSGEHAPGIKDPAQALASVHTLNLAHGLGAAAIHEHAGPDAKVAIAHNIQVNQAATAAPQDVAVKTKLDLVNNEILLAPQLDGAYPEGLFEATAAFTDWSFVQDGDLEIIHAPLDALGLNYYSTSTVRAGEDPDRDPFQPTLVDGVARVRPEGEYTEMGWLVEPQGLTDLLLDMHRRRPGLPLYITENGAAFDDVVADDGRVHDERRTAYLHAHLEAVGRALDAGANVRGYFAWSLTDNFEWSYGYGKRFGLVHVDYATQTRTIKDSGHWYSGVTTTGLLPAPVDPLG from the coding sequence ATGACCGAACCCCGGCGATTCCCGACCGATTTCCTCTGGGGAGCAGCAACGTCCTCGTACCAGATCGAGGGTGCGGTGGAGGCCGACGGCCGCGGGCCGTCCATCTGGGACACGTTCTCCCGCATCCCGGGCGCGGTGGTGAACGGTGAGAACGGTGACGTGGCCATCGACCACTACCACCGGGTCGCCGACGACGTGAAGCTCATGGGCGACCTGGGGCTGAACGCCTACCGGTTCTCGGTGGCCTGGCCCCGGGTGCAGCCCACCGGTTCCGGGCCGGCCAACCAGGCGGGCCTGGACTTCTACCGGCGTCTGACCGACCAGCTGCTGGACGCCGGGATCGCCCCGGCGCTCACCCTGTACCACTGGGACCTGCCGCAGCCGTTGCAGGACGCCGGGGGATGGCCGAACCGCGACACCGCCTACCGGTTCGCCGAGTACGCCGGTCTGGTGGCCGACGCACTGGGCGACCGGGTGAATCTCTGGATCACCCTGAACGAGTCGTGGTGTGCCGCCTACCTGGGCTACCTGTCCGGTGAGCACGCCCCCGGCATCAAGGACCCGGCCCAGGCCCTGGCCTCGGTGCACACGCTCAACCTGGCCCACGGCCTGGGCGCCGCCGCGATCCACGAGCACGCCGGTCCGGACGCGAAAGTGGCGATCGCCCATAACATTCAGGTCAACCAGGCCGCGACCGCCGCACCGCAGGACGTGGCCGTCAAGACCAAGCTCGACCTGGTGAACAACGAGATCCTGCTGGCCCCGCAGCTCGACGGCGCCTACCCCGAGGGTCTCTTCGAGGCCACCGCGGCGTTCACCGACTGGTCGTTCGTGCAGGACGGCGACCTGGAGATCATCCACGCCCCGCTGGACGCCCTGGGCCTGAACTACTACTCGACCTCCACCGTGCGGGCGGGTGAGGATCCCGACCGCGACCCGTTCCAGCCGACCCTGGTGGACGGCGTGGCCCGGGTGCGGCCCGAGGGGGAGTACACCGAGATGGGCTGGCTGGTCGAACCGCAGGGCCTGACCGACCTGCTGCTCGACATGCATCGCCGCCGGCCCGGCCTGCCGCTGTACATCACCGAGAACGGCGCGGCCTTCGACGACGTGGTGGCGGACGACGGCCGGGTCCACGACGAGCGGCGCACCGCCTACCTGCACGCCCACCTCGAGGCAGTCGGCCGGGCCCTGGACGCCGGTGCGAACGTGCGCGGGTACTTCGCCTGGTCGCTGACCGACAACTTCGAGTGGTCGTACGGTTACGGGAAGCGCTTCGGGCTGGTGCACGTCGACTACGCCACGCAGACCCGCACGATCAAGGACTCCGGGCACTGGTACAGCGGGGTGACCACCACCGGTCTCCTGCCGGCCCCGGTGGATCCTCTCGGGTGA